CCGTGCGATCGCCTATTCCAGTTTAGCCATCAGTTTCCTAGGTTTAATTGTCTGGGCTCACCATATGTTCACCAGTGGCACCCCCGGATGGTTAAGGATGTTTTTCATGGCTACCACCATGTTAATCGCTGTACCCACAGGAATTAAGGTATTTAGTTGGTGTGCCACCATGTGGGGCGGTAAAATTGAACTTAATAGCCCCATGTTATTCGCCATCGGCTTTTTATCATCCTTCCTCATCGGCGGTATCACAGGGGTAATGGTAGCCTCTGTACCCTTCGATATTCATGTCCATGATACCTATTTTGTGGTCGGACATTTCCACTATGTATTGTTTGGAGGTTCCGCCCTAGCCCTATTTTCTGGGTTTTACCACTGGTTCCCGAAAATGACAGGGAAAAACTACCATGAAGGTTTAGGCAGACTACATTTTATCCTTACCTTTATCGGCTTAAACCTTACCTTTATGCCCATGCACCAATTGGGCTTGATGGGGATGAATCGCCGTATCGCTTTATATGATGTGGAATTTCAACCCCTCAACCTCCTTAGCACCGCAGGGGCTTATACCATGGCAATCTCTACCCTTCCTTTTCTGATTAATATGGTGTGGACTCTATTTAAAGGTACCCAAGCCGAGCGTAATCCTTGGCGTGCGCTTACCCTTGAATGGCAAACCGCTTCCCCTCCAATTATCGAAAATTTCGAGGAGGAGCCTGTGTTATGGAGTGGGCCTTATGATTATGGTATTGATGAAGAATATGACTATGAGGAGGAAACTGTCTCGGATATGTTGGCAGATGTGGGAGTTAAATAATTGATAATTTCTAGCCCCCCTAACCCCCCAAGTTTGGGGGGAAATCATCTCTCATACTGGGGTGGGTAATGCCCACCATTCCCCTCTTCTTCTGAAGATTTTATGCACATTATAAGAAAATAAGTAATTATGCAAAGTACAGATATAAATTCACAAGTTACCGTCGGTTATGAAAAAGAAGCCGAAGGTGGACATCATGGACATCCTGATTTTAGGATGTTTGGTTTGGTGTTATTTTTGGTGGCGGAAAGTATGATCTTTTTTGGTCTTTTCAGTGCCTATATGATTTACTATGCCACCATGCCTGAGTGGCCCATGGGTGATATTGAGTTAGAGTTACTTTTACCCGGTATTAATAGCGTTATTCTAATTTCTAGTAGCTTTGTGATGCACAAGGGGCAAAGTTGCATTAAAAATAATGATGAAAAGGGTTTAAGAGTCTGGTTTGGCATTACTGCCCTGATGGGGGCGATTTTCCTAGCCGGGCAGGGTTACGAGTATGCTACCACTGGTTTTGGTTTGACGGACAATCTTTTTGCTAGTTGTTTTTATGTGTTGACTGGTTTCCACGGTTTGCACGTTGCCGCTGGTTTGTCGTTTATTTTGGCGGTTTTATGGCGATCGCGCCAGGCTGGTCATTATTCAGCCGAAAATCATTTTGGTGTGGAAGCTGCGGAGTTATATTGGCATTTTGTGGATGTGGTTTGGATCATCCTTTTCGGTTTGGTTTATCTTTTGCCCCTTACTTAACTTTTTTGATGGTGGGCAATGCCCACCCTACACTAACTAACCCGAGTTCAGGATAAAATTTATAGTCTTGTAAAGGTGACAGGTATCGGGTGTCAGGGAGGCAAGGGTTTTAAACCCCTTGTTAAGAATTTACAAAAACTGTATGTTAATTAATTTTCTGGTATTTAGTTCCATCAAGAAACTAATAAAAGCAGATCGTATTTTAAACCTGCAACCTGCAACCTGTAACCTAACCATTGCCTATCTTTTTTATGGTAAGATAGATGTTGCTCTATATTTCTTACAAGTTACTGGTAATTAATGATTTACCCTGATTTCGATGAATTTTCTTCGTTAACCAACCAAGGAAACTTTATTCCTGTCTATCAAGAATTAGTGGCAGATTTAGAAACCCCTGTTTCCGCTTGGTATAAGGTATGCGCAGATCAACCCTACAGTTTTTTATTGGAATCAGTGGAAGGTGGAGAAAACCTCGGACGTTATAGTTTTCTGGGTTGTGATCCTGTTTGGACACTAGAAGCTAGGGGACATCATACCACCAAAACCCATCGGCAGGGCAAGGTAGAGGTTTTTACTGGTAATCCTTTCGATATTCTTTCTAGTTGTCTCGAGTCTATTAAACCTGTCCATTTACCCCAACTTCCCCCCGATATTGGCGGTTTGTTTGGTTATTGGGGTTATGAGTTGATTTCTTGGATTGAACCCAAGGTGAAAGTGTATCCACCCAAGGAGGGTGATTTACCCGATGGGATGTGGATGCAAGTGGATAATCTCTTGATTTTTGATCAGGTAAAACGTAAAATATGGGCGATCGCCTATGCAGACTTAAGACAAAAACACCTTACCCTAGAAGAAATCTATCAACAAGCCTGTGACAAAATTAATAAATTAGTCCTCAAACTCCAGTTACCCCTACCCACCACCGCCAAACCCTTGGAGTTTAACCCCAATAAACCCGTTAATTCGACTAATTTAGAAAACTATCAGAGTAACACCACCAAAGAACAATTTACCGCCAGTGTTGCCAAAGCCAAGGAATACATCAAAGCGGGGGATATTTTTCAGGTAGTAATTTCCCAAAGACTACAATCTTATTACAGCGGACATCCCTTTGAATTATATCGCTCCCTCAGATTAATAAATCCCTCCCCCTACATGGCTTTCTATAACTTCGATGGATGGCAGTTAATCGGCTCATCCCCCGAGGTGATGGTAAAAGCCGAAAAAGACGAACAAGGCAAAACCAAAGCCACCCTACGCCCCATTGCGGGAACTCGCCCTAGGGGCAAAACTCCCCAAGAAGATCAAGCCCTTGCCCAAGATTTATTACAAGATCCCAAAGAAATCGCAGAACATGTTATGCTGGTGGACTTAGGCAGAAATGATCTCGGTAGGGTATGCCATAAAGGTACTGTTACTGTAGATGAATTGATGGTAATTGAGCGTTATTCCCACGTAATGCACATCGTCAGCAACGTTACAGGGGAATTAGAAGAAAAATATACCCCTTGGGATTTACTCAAAGCGGCTTTTCCCGCAGGTACTGTCAGCGGTGCTCCCAAAATCCGAGCCATGGAAATTATCAACGAATTAGAGCCTGAAAGGAGAGGACCTTATTCTGGGGTATATGGTTATTATAACTTTGAAGGTCAATTAAATACCGCCATCACTATCCGCACCATGATTGTAGAAAAAGCCCAAGGGGCAGAAAACCACCGAGTTTATCTTCAAGCAGGGGCTGGATTAGTGGCAGATTCTGATCCCGATAAGGAGTATCAGGAAACCATCAACAAAGCTAAAGGATTACTCGAAGCTATCAGGAGTTTAGGGTAATTTTTCAGCACACTTTATTTATTTTTAATCATGGTTTGGAGTGAAGGCTACGTTTCCGAAATTAATTATACCAACGGTTTCTATGGGGAATTAAGCCCCCTAAAACTTTCCTTAGCAACGGCATTAAAATCCATTCATCCCCCCAATACAGGTAAACCCTTCACCTATTGCGAGTTGGCTTGTGGTAGGGGTTATACCACCAATCTTTTGGCATCCGCCTATCCCGAAGCCCAATTTTATGCCAATGATTTTAACCCCAATCATATCCTCGAGGCGAAAACCCTAGCCGAGTCAGCAAACACAACCAACGTGCATTTTTTTGATGATAGTTTTGCTGAATTTATCCATCAAGACTTACCAGACTTTGATTTTATTGTTTTGCATGGTATCTATAGCTGGATTACCCCCGAAAACCGAGGTTTTATCGTTGATTTTATTCGCCAAAAATTGAAGGTGGGGGGCATTGTTTATATTTCCTACAATACCTTACCCGGTTGGTCTGCTGCCATGCCCATGCAAGGCTTGATGTTAAAACACCGCCAACATTCTTCCGCCCCTATTTTGGAAAGTGTGGAGGAGGCGTTAAATTTTACTGAAAGTTTAATGAATGCCAATGCTGGTTATTTTTTACAAAATCCTTCTCTCAAGACAAGGTTTGAGAATTTAAAATCCCAAAACCGCCATTATCTAGCCCATGAATATTTTAATGAGCAGTGGAATAGTTTTTATTTTGACCAAGTGGCTCAGGAATTGGAAGATGCTAAATTGAGTTATGTGGCTTCGGCACAGGTGTTGGATAATATTGATGTGTTGAATTTTTCTGCTGATGCTCAAAAGATTTTATCTCAGATAAAGGATGGTACTTATAAGGAAGTGGTAAGGGATTTTTGTTTGAATACTCAGTTTCGCCGAGATATTTTTGCTAAGGGTAAATTGGGCATGATGCCGGGGGAACAGGTTAGTATTATGAATAGTTTTCGTTATGCTTTAATGGTGCCGACAGATAGCATTAAGTTAAAGCATACTTTTTCTGTGGGAGAGGTAAGTTTACAGGAGGAGATTTATATTCCTATCATTAATGCTTTGAGTAAGTCTCCTTTGACGATGGCACAGTTACAAAATGATGGGGCTGTGAAAAAAATTGCGGTCAATAATATTTATCAGGCTTTAATTGTTTTGACTGGGTTGGGTTATATTCATCCTGCGGTGGATGATGAAACCTGTCAACGGCGAAAGGTGTCTACGGATGCTTTTAATAGGGCAATTGAGGAGAAGGCTTTTGTCACGGATGAAATGGCTTATCTGGCTTCTCCGTTAATTGGTACTGGAGTTGCGGTTAATTCTTTGGAACAGTTGTTGATATATGCTAAGGGAAGGGATAAGAATCCTGTGAAGTTTTTATGGGATATTTTTTCTAAGCAGGGTAAAAGATTGGTGAAGGATAATAAAGTATTACAAACTCCCGAGGAAAATATTGCCCATATTGAAGGTGTGGCAAAGGATTTTTATGGTAGTCGTTTTGATACTTTGAAAAAGTTGGGCATTGATTAAGTGCTTAAATCCCTATCGTCGATTAACTTTTCTTTTGGGTTGAGGTTTTTTGGAGGTGATTTTTTTTATCCTTCGCTGTGGTTTTCGAGTGGTTTTTTTCTTTCTGCGTTTTTTTAGCCATGAGTCAATGATGTCGGCTAGGTAATGACTCATGGCACCTAATTCTAAGCCGATGAATAGGGCGATGATTTCTTTTAGATAGATTTCTCCTATCACGGTGAGGTTATCAATTATTTGTTGCCATTGCCATATCTGGGGAAAAGTTATAAGGGCGATCGCCCCTAGCACGATACCAAGTAGGAGTAAAATAAAACAAAGATATAAACTGCGAATCACCGTGCCAATGATAAAACCGTGGGAAAAAAAAGAACGATGGGGCAAATATTTCTGATAGGGTAACCAAATAAACTTAAAATAACCCCATCTTTTAAATTGCACGGAATAAATATCTAAGTCAGGACCAAACATTAACCCGCTAAATAAAAATCCTGAAGCGACTACAAAGCCTGTTAATAGGTCTTTTGAGATGATTATAGTACCTATAAAAATCCATGGTAAACAAAGCCATGTAATTCGATCATGATTTTTTCCTGAAGTCATGTTGCATTTTTTAAAAAGAGTTGTTATACTTATAAAGGTGAACGCAACGAGGGCGATTAGCTCAGCGGTAGAGCGCCTGCCTTACAAGCAGGATGCCACTGGTTCAAATCCAGTATCGCCCATTTTTAAGAACAAATCAAGAAATTCGCTCCATAAGGGGTGATTTTTTGTTTCTGGCAAAACTCACATTCAAACGGTCGTGATATTATGAATAGATATTTATTATTGTACTCAAGTTAAGTGCGATCGCCCATGAAACCAATTAAAAATAAAAAGAGATATTTATTACTAACAATTGCCATCATCACCATTGGGTGGAGTACAATCATGGGCAGTCTTACCGCCAAAGTAATGGCAAATCCCATCGGTTCAAAATCCGTTGATAAAGTTGCTGATAACTATAGAGTAGGAAAAGAATTATACTTAGAAAATTGCTCCACCTGTCATATCGCCATTCCCCCCGCCGTATTACCTACCGAAACATGGAAAACCATCCTAGAAAATCCCCTCAACCATTATGGCACTAGACTAGAAGGAATAATTCGCTTCAATCAAGTATTAATGTGGCAATATCTAAGCACCTACTCTCGTCCTATTTCCGTTAACGAAAGAGAGCCAAAATTTATCGCCCAATCCCGTTATTTTTTTGCTCTTCACCCCGGAGTTGATTTACCTTCACCCGTAGGACATACCAGTTGTGTTGAATGTCATTCTCGAGCTTCTGAGTTTGATTTTCGCACCCTAGACTAATTAATAGTCAATACCTTTTTGTAAAAAAGAAGTGGCATCCTTGGCATTCATAGGTTTACTAAAATAATAACCTTGCATTTGCCTACAGTTTAAATCAACTAATAATTTTAACTGTTCATCATTTTCTATACCTTCAGCTACTACCTGTAAATTCATTCCTTTACCTAAAGTTACCACTGCGGAAATAATTGCCAAATCCTCTTTTTTATTCTTTAATTCCCTCACAAAACTTTGATCAATTTTTATTTTACCAAAAGGAAATTTTTTTAAATATCCTAAAGAAGAATAACCAGTACCAAAGTCATCCATCGCCACCAACACCCCTAAATTACTTAATTGATCTAATATTTTTTTCGCTAAATCAGGGTTTTGAATAATACTACTTTCTGTAATTTCTGCCTCCAAAAACTTAGGAGATAAATTAGTTTTTTTAAGAATATTAGCAATAGTATAAACAAGGTTTTTTTGCTGAAATTGTCGAGCAGAAATATTAACTGCAATTTTTAGATCAGTGTATCCTAAATCATGCCATATTTGATTTTGTTGACAGGCTTCTTCAATTACCCACTCACCAATAGGACAAATTAGTCCAGTTTGTTCGGCAATGGGTATAAAATTATTAGGAGCAACCCTACCAAGTTGAGGATGATTCCAACGAATTAACGCCTCCATACCAATAATTGTTTTACTGATAATATTAATTTGTGGTTGATAATATAATTCAAACTCATTATTATGTAAGGCATTATAAAGATAACTTTCTATTTGTAATAATTCTGTATTTCTTTGATTCATGGAAGGTTGATAAAACTGATAACCATGCCCTCCTAATTCTTTGGCACGATAAAGGGCTATATCGGCATTCTTGAGAAGAGTATCAGGGTTGTCTCCATCTTGGGGATAAATCGATATACCAATGCTGAGACTGGCATAAAGTTGGAATTCCAAAATTTGAAATGGTTGTCTGAGACTATGAAGAATTCTCTCTGCTACCCTTGTGGCTTCGTTACTATTATTTATTTCCGATAACAAAATAGTAAATTCATCTCCCCCCCAACGGGCAATAGTATCTAAATTTCTCAGGGATTTTTGCAATCTTTTGGCTACATTTTGTAAAAATTGATCTCCGATTTGATGTCCTAAAGTATCATTGATATTCTTGAAACGATCTAAATCAATGAATAAAATTGCCATTTTATGTTCATAAGTACGGGCATTGGCGATCGCCTTGTATAATTGTTCATTAAAGAAATTACGATTACCCAACTTCGTCAATAAATCATGGGATGCCTGATAACGTAACATTTCCTCAGATATTTTTCTTTCCGTAATATCTCTCACTGCATAACAAATAACCTCCTTGGCACTATAGTAAATAATGCTAATATTTACCTCCACAGGAATTAAACTACCATCCTGACAACGATGGAGAGATTCTTGCACCAAATCAAGCCTATTTTGATGAATTTTATCAATAATACTATCGATAATTTCCCCATCAACAGCTACTAAATCATATAGTTTAAGAGATAAAATTTCTTGACTACTATGACCTGTCAAACTACAATAAGCATTATTAGCCTCCAAAATATCCTTTGTCATAGGATCAACCAATATAATCCCTTCAGATATTTGTCTTACTACCGCCCTATACTTTTCCTCGCTTTCCCGCAGGGCTTCCTCAATATAATTTTTGTTTTTAAACTCAAAAATATAACTAACAATAACCTGTCTATCGCCATTGAGATAAGCTGATTGAGTATAGCGATCATTATTGTAAGTTATTTGACGCACAACAATATTATCCTCTTGTTTTTCCACCTCCTCTAATAAATCAGTCAGAAAGGGATTCTCTTGGATATTATCCTTCAGATTGGGAAAATAGCGATCAAAAAAGATATTCGTATGAATTACCTTTCCTTCTAAATCAGTTTCCAGAATGCCGTAACATAAATCATCTTTTTCATCATAAATTTGATCTAACATCTCCTTAATAAGAGACAATCTCTCCTTTTTAAATTCAGTAGGAGAAGAAGAATCTAAAGAATTTTCCTCAAATGTCAGAGTTTTTTGTGTTTTATCCGTCAAAAATGGGGCTTCTTTTTGTTCGATGGTTAAAGGTTGAGTTTTATCATCGTCATCATAGCCACTCGAATCCACTAAACTATAAGAGGCAAAAACCTTTTGTCCACCAATATAAATAGCATCCCCTGATTTTAATTCATGGGATAAACATTTATTTCCATTCACATACAACCCATTGGCACTTCTGTTTCCCTTTAAATCTCCATCAATAATCCAAAATACTTTTTTATCCTTATTTTCCTTATATTTCACGGGTAATATGGTACAGTGATAACGAGAAATGGTGGGATCGTGAATAACAATAGTATTACTAGAGTGACGACCAATAGAATATACTTCGTTATTTAAGACAATAGATTTTTGTTTGTTATCATATTCTATGGTCAATAGATGTTGAAAATCTGTACTTGATTCAATCATAATTATTGGTAAACAATCTCTAGGAGAATAAGGAAAACAACCGTCATCGATTGCTCAATAAAAAGTCTAATGGCATAGCTAGTAGAGAAGACAAAGACAAAAAATATCTGGGAGAAAATATAAGATCATTTTATTTACACCTAAATTTATCCTGTCACCAGAAAGATATTTTTAGAAACATATTATTAGTTTATTTCTCTTCAGAAGAGTAAAAGGTAGCGAACTTAATATAATTAAAATTTAGAAAATTGTCGATTCATCAAGTTTAACAAATCCTTTAAGACTTGTTTGTCTGTGAATTGCGTTAAGATTTTTCCCCTGTAGCAATATCCCAAAACCCCCTAATCCTTGGGGGTTGATCAATTCATGTAATTGATTACGACGTTGCCATAATTTGGATAATAATATTCTACCATCAGATAAATTATTTAGTCGATCGCCCAAACCCAAAGCCATCAAAAATAATGCTTGTTGAGTAAAATCTATTTTTTCTAGGTCAAAACTGGTGCCAATTTTTTCTAGGGCAGTAAAATTAACATGGCTAGTAATATCTTGAAGCCCTATATTTACGTAGGGGTTATTATGATGACGATGCTGATAGTAACACTTTAATGTACCTTCATATCTTTGAGGATGATAATATTTTTCACTATCATAACCATAGTCTACGGTTAAAACATAACCTTGTTTTAGGGTTTGGGCAATTTTTTCCAAAATATCAAAGGCATATAAATTAATTTCTGTCTGATAGTTATCAGGGTAAAGGGGAGAGTTGAAATCTATATTATTAATAGTTAGATATTCATTAATTTTTTGGGTTGATAAAGCTCCATATTTTTCTGTAACTTTACCATGGTTAACTGTGACATAAATTTCTTGTAACTTGCCTTCTTTTTTAATAATACGATGAACAGGAAAAGCATCGATTAATTCATTACTAATAAAACAACCCACAATAGATTCTGAAGGGATTTCATCCCATTTTGCCCACTGAAGAGGATATTTTTCTGAAGGTAATAGTTGCTGTTGTTTTTCTTTTAATATCGTTGATTTTTCAATAATTAAATATTGAATATGACTATAAAAATCTTTATTATTAATGGCTAAATAATCTAAAATGATTTTGGCTAATTGACCTTCCCCTGCACCCATTTCTACAATGGTAAATTGAGTAGGTTTATCTAAAATTTGCCAAAATTGTTCTATTTGAATGGCTAATAGTTCCCCAAAATCTTCGGAGATTGAAGACGAAGTAAAAAAGTCTCCTTCCTTACCAATAGCGATCGCCCTTGAATTATAATATCCATATTGCTGATCATAGAGACACATTTCCATATATTCAGCAAAAGTTATTTGTTTGTGGGATGAAGTGTAGATGCGATCGACGATTTTTTCAAATAACAGGGCAGAATTATTAGAACCTTTTAACATAAAACATGATTACAGTGAAGAGTCAATGAAATGTAAGATAATTTCACCTAACTTACAGTCATTGTAAAAATAATTTTACCAAAAAATGATCTAATTTCCTGCCCTAGAGGGGATAATAATATTATGACCATTAGTAATGATAGATCTAAATCAATTTTTTTGCATCTATATAATTTTTTTATATCCTACACAAAATAAAATTTTATTGACAAACAAACTAATTAATTAAAAAGCATTTGTTACCCATCAAAATCATGAAAAATGATGCCCCATGTCAAGGAAAATAATAAGTAAAAAAAAATCTCTTAACTTCTACTTATTTTTAGCCTCCCTAATAATTCCCTTAGTGAGTTATATATATTTAGAGGCGAAAATTGTTGCACAAAATACACAAAAAGAAAAAGAATATACAAAAATAAAAGAGATAGCTGAATCGATTACTTTTAAAATTTTTCCTCAAGATATGACTGTCAATATTGGAGGTTCAGGGGTCTTAATTGATAAACAAAATAATCATTATTATATAATTACTAATAACCATGTAGTAGAAGATGTCACCCTTGAGTATCAAATAAAATCTCACCAAGGTAACATTTATCCTGTGGAAATAATTGCTCAAAACAATCAAGACTCTACAGTAGATGACTTAGCATTGCTCAAATTTTACTCAGAGACTAACTATTATCCCGTCAAACTAAGTGATGATGATAACTTATCCAATAATCAATTAATTATTGCCAGTGGATTTCCTTTTGATGAAAAACTCGAACAACAAGCAGACATAAAATATACCATTGGTAACATAAAAATTATTCTTTCTCAACCTCTTAAAGGAGGTTATCAATTTGGCTATACCAATGAAATTAATAACGGTATGAGTGGAGGGGCAATTTTAAATATGAACGGTGAATTAATAGGAATTAATGGCTTAGGGAAATATCCCGCCATTGGTAATCCCTACATATATCAAAATGGTGCCGAAATTAACGATATTTCTTGGGATAAAATGAGCGAAATGAGTTGGGGCATTCCTATTAAATCCATTAAAACATTTACAGCTAATTTAGAATAACTATTTTCTAGCTAATACCATATAATTTAACAATTAAAAGAGGAATCAAAAAAGTAAAACAAATAGTTAAAGGTAAACCCACACGGGTATAATCAAGAAACTTGTACCCCCCCGGTGCATAAACCATCGTATTGGTTTGATAGCCAATGGGTGCAAGATAACTATTAGAAGCGGCAAAAGTCACCGCATACATAAAAGCAAGAGGATTCAAACCAACAATTTCTGCCACCTTCACTGCAATGGGAATCATTAACACCACAGCAGCGTTATTCGATAATATTTCAGTGAGAATACAGGTGGCCAGATAAAACACCACTAAAATCCAATACCCCGGTAAATTACCACCAATATTTAATAAATTATCTGCTAACCATTCATTGGTACCAGAATTATCCATGGCAATACCCAACGGAATCAACCCTGCCAACAAGAAAATAATATCCCAACGTACTGCCCCATAAATTTCTCCCGGCTTCAGGCAACCAGTGATAACCATTAATACTACCCCTGTTAAGCTGGTGACGAGAATTGGTGCTAAGTCGAACCCTGCGATCGCAATTACCCCTATAATAATCATAAGAGCTATACCAGCCTTATCAGTACGTAAACCCTCCCTATCCTTTTCCTCCAAAACTAATAATTCCCTGGTGGTTTGTAAACCGATAAAACTCTCCTTGGGTGCTTGTACTAATAATAAATCACCAAACTTAAGAGAAGTTTTACCCAGCCTTTCCCTAATTAATTCTTGCCCTCTTCTAATGGCTAAAACCGTGGCATTATAACGCTGTCTAAATCTTAAATCCTTCAAAGTAGTACCAATCAAACGAGAATTTGAGAGAATTAAAACCTCCGCAATTTTTTCCTCTTGAATAGAATTATTCTCTTCCTCTAAATTATTAGAATTAAATTTAAAATCAGCAAGAATTTCCACCCCTCTTTCATCTTTTATATTCAGTAAATTTGTGCGACTACTTCTGACCAATAAAATATCACCCACCGATAAAACTTTATCCGCCAAAGGAGGGGCAAAATGAATATCATTACGGATAATTTCTAAAACATCTAAATCGAATTTTCTTTGAATTTGACTACCCCTTAAAGTTTGCCCAATTAAACTAGAATTGGGGGGAATAATCATCTCACTGACGTAGTCTTTAATCTCATAATTATCACTCAAAGATTCTCCTCCGGGGGGTTTACGGGCAGGTAAAATATAAGGAGAAAAAAAACCAAGATATAATAAACCAATTATAAATACAGGTAAGCCTAATTTTGTAAACTGAAAAATGGTAAATTCGGGATAACCTAATTGTACCGCCACACCACTAGCCAAAATATTAGTAGAAGTACCGATTAAAGTAATTAATCCTCCCAAAATAGTCGAGAAAGAAAGGGGGATTAATAGTTTTGAAATTGATATTTTTGTTTGTTTACTCCACTGTTCAATTATGGGTAAAAAAATTGCTACTACCGCAGTATTATTAATAAAAGCACTGATAGAACCAACAATGCCACCCATCACCAAAATTTGCCTAGAGGGATGATTTCCACCCCATTTTATTAGCCAATCTCGTACTATATTTAAAATCCCTGTTTTGGTAATTCCAGCACTTAAAATAAACATTGCCATCACCGTGATGGTAGCAGAGTTACCAAATCCTGATATTCCTTCATTGGGAGACACTAAGCCGAATAGCATCAACACAATAGCCACAGAAAGGGCTGTTAAATCTACAGGTAGCCACTCACAAATAAATGCAGTGAGGGTTACAATCAAAATGGTAATAGTTAGGAATATAGGTGATATTTCGGGCATTATATTATTTATTTTTTGTTAGAAATTAGCTGTGACGAATTATATCAAGTTCCAGTAATCAGGTGTGAAAGGAATTAACTTGAGTTTGGGGTAACATTTTTATTTAGCATTTTAAAGGTGTAAACAATTGAAAATTGACAATTAATTATTCTCTTTTGCCTATTGCCTGTTGCCTGTTGCCTGTTGCCTTTCCTGACTGATAACTATTATCCCGAACGGAGGTTATATTAGGAAAATATATCTCTAAAAAACTTGATTCTTTCCTCCCTTGATTCTGGCCCAAAATTCCATAAACTTTCATAGAAAAAGAAAGAAACTCCCCCATAATTTTCTGCACGGGTGCGATTAACCTGTTGTTTTATCATCTCTAATGGCACTTGTCGCCCCTTTAAGCCGCTCAAAAGTGCGATCGCACTCGGGACCTTATTCTTAGCATTTTGGATGTCTTCTTGGAGAATTTCTCGATTAAAAGCCATCATATTATCCCGATAAACCTGTAATAACAACTCATCCATCAAACCCATTTTTTCCCATTTTGCCCAATCTAATAAATATTGTTCCAAAGAAAACTCTTGAGGATTGGGGGAGATAGATAAAATAATATCAGGCTTAATTGCCTTAATTTGTCCATGGAGAGTCGCTAAATATTCGGTAATTTTATCCGCGCGCCATTGTACCCATTCAGCATTGAGGGCATT
The sequence above is a segment of the Cyanobacterium stanieri PCC 7202 genome. Coding sequences within it:
- a CDS encoding Cytochrome-c oxidase (PFAM: Cytochrome c oxidase subunit III~COGs: COG1845 Heme/copper-type cytochrome/quinol oxidase subunit 3~InterPro IPR000298~KEGG: syp:SYNPCC7002_A1164 cytochrome oxidase small subunit (subunit III)~PFAM: cytochrome c oxidase subunit III~PRIAM: Cytochrome-c oxidase~SPTR: Cytochrome oxidase small subunit (Subunit III)) encodes the protein MQSTDINSQVTVGYEKEAEGGHHGHPDFRMFGLVLFLVAESMIFFGLFSAYMIYYATMPEWPMGDIELELLLPGINSVILISSSFVMHKGQSCIKNNDEKGLRVWFGITALMGAIFLAGQGYEYATTGFGLTDNLFASCFYVLTGFHGLHVAAGLSFILAVLWRSRQAGHYSAENHFGVEAAELYWHFVDVVWIILFGLVYLLPLT
- a CDS encoding anthranilate synthase, component I (PFAM: Anthranilate synthase component I, N terminal region; chorismate binding enzyme~TIGRFAM: anthranilate synthase component I, non-proteobacterial lineages~COGs: COG0147 Anthranilate/para-aminobenzoate synthase component I~InterPro IPR006805:IPR015890:IPR019999:IPR005256~KEGG: cyt:cce_1340 anthranilate synthase component I~PFAM: Chorismate binding-like; Anthranilate synthase component I domain protein~PRIAM: Anthranilate synthase~SPTR: Anthranilate synthase component I;~TIGRFAM: anthranilate synthase component I); the encoded protein is MIYPDFDEFSSLTNQGNFIPVYQELVADLETPVSAWYKVCADQPYSFLLESVEGGENLGRYSFLGCDPVWTLEARGHHTTKTHRQGKVEVFTGNPFDILSSCLESIKPVHLPQLPPDIGGLFGYWGYELISWIEPKVKVYPPKEGDLPDGMWMQVDNLLIFDQVKRKIWAIAYADLRQKHLTLEEIYQQACDKINKLVLKLQLPLPTTAKPLEFNPNKPVNSTNLENYQSNTTKEQFTASVAKAKEYIKAGDIFQVVISQRLQSYYSGHPFELYRSLRLINPSPYMAFYNFDGWQLIGSSPEVMVKAEKDEQGKTKATLRPIAGTRPRGKTPQEDQALAQDLLQDPKEIAEHVMLVDLGRNDLGRVCHKGTVTVDELMVIERYSHVMHIVSNVTGELEEKYTPWDLLKAAFPAGTVSGAPKIRAMEIINELEPERRGPYSGVYGYYNFEGQLNTAITIRTMIVEKAQGAENHRVYLQAGAGLVADSDPDKEYQETINKAKGLLEAIRSLG